The Bos indicus x Bos taurus breed Angus x Brahman F1 hybrid chromosome 11, Bos_hybrid_MaternalHap_v2.0, whole genome shotgun sequence sequence attacagacctaaGTGTAAAGCCAGAAACTCTTTGAGGAAAATATAAGCAGATCACTCTTTAACATAAATTGCAGTCAAATCTTTttgattcaagaaaataaaaacaagaataaacaaatgggatttaattaaacttaaaagcttttgcacagcagaggaaatcataaacaaaacaaaaagacaacactcagaagaggagaatatttgcaaacaaaacgACTaataagggattaatctccaaaatagacaaacaactcatgcaactcaaaaagaaaaaagaaagaaagaaaacaagtaacACAATCAAGAAATGagtggaagatctaaatagatacttctccaaagaagaccaaTAGATGGcccaaaagcacatgaaaagatgttcaaaatccATTTTCCTGATCTTGAATGGTTCATTAACCAGTTTGATGTGTCTAGGAGCAGTGagaacgggcttccctggtttgTATTTCTCACAAGAGGGACAAGTGAGGTAGCTATTTTGTGGCCTTGTGAAGTTTCTGATGAATAATGATTGATGAATGCTATGATTTTGTTAGTAGAACAATGGTTTAATACATGTACATTGGTGAGTGGTAGCGATTTTAGTCTCTGGTAGGAATGGGTTGTTACTTGGTCCAAATcagagttttccatttttttttttttttaaaccggcAACTGTTGAATTTTCaatcttgtttttcctttcctgagGTAATTTTTGGCCTATCTAGCTAGTTTTTCTGAGTTGTCATTTGGAAAAATATCCTTTTGGACCAGAGGTTTAGTTACTGTTAGCCCCTTTACAGGAATCACTTCTTGTGGAAATATAAGTAAGGTGATTTTCCTTAGCTTCCAGAGAATAAAATATAGAATTCCCCAGAATCGTAATAATAGGCAAAGCAGCAGGTAAAACTATTACACTTAATAGttcatgtgcatgtgtgcatgcatgctaagttacttcagtcgtgtccaactctttgcgaccttatggactcctctttccatgggattctccaggcaagaatacttgagtggttgctgtgccctactccagggaatctttccaactcagggaatcttcccaacacagggatcgaatcttcatctcttatgtctcctgcattggcaggtgggttctttaccactagtgccatccaGGAATCCCAATTAATGAATGTAAAgggtgttttaaattttatttctgctgGAAGTAAGGAAGTCACATTGCTTCCACAACATTCCAAAATCATGAGCCGCTACCAAAGCACGCCTACTATCGGTATAAGTACTaagagaaggctatggcaccccactccagtactcttgcctggaaaatcccatggacggaggagcttggtaggctgcagtccatggcgtcttgaagagttggacaagattgagtgactttcctttcacttttcactttcatgcattggagaaggaaatggcaacccagtccagtgttcttgcctgcagagtcccagggacgagggagcctggtgggctgccatctatggggtcacacagagtcggacacgactgaagtgacttagcagcacaaaCCAGTGGAAGAGGGTATAATTCAGTTTATTGTTCtgaaatgtgctgtgctgtgcttaagtcaccgagtcatgtccaactctttgagaccccgtggactgtagcctgccaggctcctctgtccatgggcttctctaggcaagaatactggagtgggttgccgtacctcctccaggggatcttctcagcccaggtattgaacccaggtctcccacacttcaggaagattctttactgtctgagtcacagggaagcccagttttacCCTCTTGACCAGAGTTACAAAGTagtgtctttctcttttaaaggTTTGCATTGGAAAGGTAGCATTTCACAATCTTGAATACTCCCGACATTTGGAACTCTGATTTTGTTCAGACCAAATAtagttatttaataattattaaagcaataattatggatattcatattaaaatgggattttcaacttattttccagaggaagaggaagatgtcataattaaaatacaatgatttgaaaaaacaaaatattctcaAACTGGCTGttgattgtagttttgattttctatAGTACTAGTCATTGGAATTTCTTTTATagatttcatgaaaaataaaaatgtagctaAAACTTGCAGTGGAagcaaatttaatattttatttttattttgttttttttaatttaatattttaaacaaacattCCAATAAAGATTTTAGGTAGCATGTATTAATTGCGTGCTAGGTTCGAGCTCCTAATACCAATTTCTAGAATTACTATATGTTTTGGAAACTTGGTTATATCTTTTTTCCGGTATGTTTTACCTGCTTTAAATTTTCAGCTTCTGATTCCACCCTCCTTCCTGCTCACCTGCTAGATTTAAAGAAGTGACATATATTTGCTAACACTGTTCTTCTACTGTCTCCATTAAAATATTGCAATTAGCTTCTTCAACTCTGTCAAATTACTTAAATGGCGCAAGTATTTAAAAGTGAATTATTGGACCTTAAGGCTATATTTATTAAcacaaaacaataacaataagtTGACCACATTGTGCTTAAGTAGCCATAGGTAAAGGTGCTGCCTCAAAAACAAAAGGAGCTGCAATAGCATACTCAGCAGATTTGCCAAGTCACTTTTCAAATAAGAACTATAAGTAAATCATAAGAAGTCAGTGTTACCCAAGGGAAATTCCTGCAGGTTATTGTGAGGAATCAGGAGATGGTGCATCAGTGTGAAGTGGCCATGAGACACTTTGTCAGTGACATAGGGGAGAAGAGGAGCAGGGTGAaggttttttgaatcttgagttttaagccagctttttcactctcttttaccttcatcaaaaggctctttaattcctctttgctttctgctgctaGAGtgatttcatctgcatatctgcggttgttggtatttctcctgaaaatcttgagTCTAGTtagtgattcatccagtctggcattttgcatgatatattctgcatataagtaagttaaataagatgggtgacaacatacagccttgatacaCTCTttccccagttttgaaccagtccattgttccatgtaaggttctaacagCTTTTTCTTGCCCTTCATATAAGCTTCTCAGGAGATGGATAAGGTATTCCTTATATCCATCcatggtattcccatttctttaagaatttttcacagtttgttgtgatccacacagtaaagaCTGTGTTCAATGAAGTgtaaatagatgcttttctggaattctcttgctttttctatgatgcaaagTATATTGGCagtttggttcctctgccttttctgaatccagctggtacctctggaagttcttggttcacctactgttgaagcttagcttgaaggattttgagcattaccttgctagcatgtgaaataagtgcaattgtatggtagtttgaacattatttgatattgctcttctttggacttagaatgaaaactgaccttttccagtcctacagCCACtgctattttccaaatttgctcacatattgagtGTAGAACTTTAACAgtatcttcttttaggatttaaaatagctcagctggaattccatcacctccactagctttgtttgtagtaatgcttcctaaggcccacttgacttcacactccagattgtctggctctaggtgggtgaccccatcatcatggttatcttggtcattaaaagcttttttgtatggttcttctgtgtattcttgccacctcttcttcatctcttctgcttcttttagttccttgctgtttctgtcatttattgtgcccacctttgcaagaaatgttcctttgttatctccaattttcttggagatctctagtctttcctattctattgttttcctctatttctttggattgtttacttaaagctattttatttcttcttataattctctggaactcttcgttcagttgggtatatctttccttttctcctttgcctttctcttctcttcctttctcagctatttgtaaaggccTCCTCAGCCAACCCTGGTgtctcatatggtaaagaatctgcctgcaatgcaggagaactgggttcaaatcctgagttgggaagattccctgggggagggcatggcaaactactctagtattcatgcctggaaaatccctatggacagagaggcctggtggactgcagtccagggctacagtccatgggatcccaaagaatcagacacgcctgagcgattaagcacagcacacagcttaGTCAACCACTCTGTCTTCTTGCATTCAGtcagttgtcactcagtcatgtccgactctttgtgaccacatagactctagtgccagagtccagctccagcagccagggaatcagcctgaagggatggACAGTGTTGGCAAGTAATGATGCAGCCTCTCAGTTTTTTTGGactgcatgtttatttcaagctttagattctcttttatacttttacaaaagcattaggtcagaggtttgacattttcaatttcccctcacccagatttattgtctccataaatcattgttgcccttcaagcagagtttctgcttcagcggTTCTCTCAGAATTGTGTTTACTTAAAtcgtgattacattgtaactcgtGCTTATGTCTAGGCTGCATACCACAaacctcagtttatttcttatctttctaaatcctgtttgcccctagtattCTGaactcactatctcttaaaaaggcttctagctattaacATCTGTAAAATTCCTaatctctataagctatagtataatatgctaacattacaacattccttaaatctttagcttctaactatttttaattattcctaaaccctaaattcagcaaactcctttgccataaacatttccctcacaaaTAAGtttcagataacaatccttcccatggtctcaagctgcagcctacgtgctcatcctggaacactcttttgtaaagatccttgaacaaatgtcaatgattaacttcatgaattattctctgagcacaactgaagaaggctttgtgcctactcatgctcctctcaagaacaataagcaccttaatattcctttcagtcaactcagcaaggaaaggaaaaaacaagttagaatcacaaggcctaactccttcatcctgggtccGTGCTTGCAGGACAAGGAGAGGGagttggggccgtgcctccattttgtcagtaatgcctaatgtgGCTCCtgacatctcccccttttttatttttttagagcatAAGTATGAAACTCAGTAGATAAAACAGAAACACTTTGGTTGAGTATTCTGAAAAGGCACGGGGCTATTACACAAATTAGAACTAACAGGCATAAGCACATGGCCACATTAATCATTATTGTAGAAAAGGATCCATGGGAAAGATACCCCTCCAGATTTTCAAAAAGGGAATTAGAAAGCCATTGAGAGGAAAAGTCAGACTCTGCCTGCTTCAAATTCTGAATATCCTGATGTAACTTAGAAATATCAATACTAAAATCTGAATGACTCCAGACGCCTAAAATATGATTCTTAATGCATTCCCAAGAATGTATGGACTCATTCACTTGTAGAGGGTTAACACACATCCATTTAAATTCAGCATGACACCTTAAAGACAACTTAATTCTTAAATTTGTAATTTCTTGCCCCATTAGCAGGACTGCTTCTTCTAAAGCATTgaccttattttctattttcttatctataatttCCTGTGTAGTAAGAACTACGGAGACATTTTTGGACAGCTGATCAACAAATGATGCAGTATGCACTTCTTTTGACAGGGCAATAGCAGAAACCATAACTGAAGCAATGATGGCAATCAAGGCAGTTATTCCCACAATCAGAGCTGCAATGAATCTCTTAGGTCGAGAAATCAAGCCATTAAATTCATATAAAACTTTCAATGCATAATCATCAAGCCATTGCCCCTCTAATTTTACAGGAATCTTCAAATATGGTGGTTGTTTTACAATCATCACAgccttataattattataatcattCCTATCAACACAATTTGATataaaaaaattcacacacacaacattgtaaacagtTTCTCCTTCAAAAACTTCCAAATCACTCTGATTTCTGTCCAACAAAAAGGCATAGGGAGAATGTACGCAGGcctgtacaatatatctttgttcaTTTAAAGGTCTATGTAAAATCACAGGTGCTATAGCAGCCAATAGAACAGGCTCCATCGAAACTCACTGAAGGAGTTTCCATTGAAACTCCTTTTATCCATTTATAAGGGATAAATGAATCATTTCATATAGAtctaaaaggttttttaaaaatcaagttcaaTCATTTATCCGAATGATAGGAGCACCCCCATTTGGTCAGAAAATGTCTGGTGGCATCATTGGGAATAGGTAACCTTATGGCATACAAGCATTCTTTCCAATGAGGAAAGCCAGAAGTTCTGCTTATGCTTTCCCAGGCCTGCAGTCCTTGTTCATCAGAATCTGGAGGGGGAGTGCACAGCTTGGAAAGTCCTTTAAATGAGGGGCTGCCTGTTTTATGGCATCAAATAGTCTTTCTTGTGCCCCTGGCATCAGCAGCTGTAAAGACCAAAAGTCTCTCTTGCCTTCGCTTCTCAGAGGATCAGTAAGCATGCCTTTCAAGGAAATGCTAACACATCCATTCAGAACCAGAGCTGATCCTTGTAAAGAGGAAGGTATGGAAAAGCAAATAGGTGGATAAAAGGACACGCCTGAAAAATTGAAGGGAGGGCTGACCACTGTTTTAGCATTATTAGGATAGATGGAAGCCCTGCCCAAAAGATGAGTATCATTAACAAAAACACGAATGGGCTCATTCATCCAATCAACAGGCTGAAAAGAAGGTGGATTAGGCAAATAGGCCCAATGAACTTTTTCTGCACTGGAGGGCCTCAGCTGACAAGCCAACACAGCAAGTATAGCCATAAACATTACCATAGGCATGGCCTCATGTCCCCCCCTTTCTATTAATTCTTCAGCCTGCTGAGCAAGACGTTCCAGCTGGCCCCAAGTTGGCACTGTGCTGCAGGTAGTTGTTTGAGTACGATGACGGCGATGAGGTGGAGCAGAATATGGCTGGACTCTATCAGCATGTCTCTCCTGAAATGCCAGGTGCCTGAAGCAATGTACTAGCAGTTAAGCCTGAGGTGAAGGGTCACTCGTCCTTCGGCTTCTCCTTGGATCCCTCAGGTCTGGACTCGATGAGCTTCTGGTCTCCCCATCTTTCCTTGGTCCCAGACCCCAGGACCCCAGGGATCTCAGTGACCTTGGGGGTCTTGTGATCCTGGAGGTCTCATGGGACTGGACATGTGGAATCAGTCTGTCAGGAATTCAAACAGGAGAAGTGGAATCCTGTGGAAACACACAAGCATACCCTGTCCCACAAGTTAACAGCACATCTGGCCCTTTCCACTCTCCGGTAAGGAAGTCTTTCCACTTAACCAGGGGCTGAGTTGTAGCCCCTTCAGGAATCCAGTGTCTCATCATTGCAGTCTGCCCCTGTGTGTCCACgtttaaatgattaattacaaATAAAGCATGGTGTAGAATATGATGTGGAGAGGAATACTTAAATTCTCCCTGCCTTAATTTATCgatctgattttttaaagtctggtgTGCCCTTTCCACTATGGCTTGGCCTTGGGGATTATAAGGTATTCCTGTTGAATGTACTATGGAAAGTTGTTGACAAAATCTCTTAAAAGCAGCAATCAATTACTTTAGTTAATGCATCTGCCAAAGCATTTCCTTCATGCAAAGGGCTGGGCAAGCCGGAATGAGCTCTAATATGTCCCACAAAATATTTCTTATCTCTATGTTTAATCTCCTTCTGTAAATCAGATAACAAGGAGaagatggtagttttattttccagaatattAGCAGTCTCAATATGAGAAAACAACCCTACAATATATCAGGAGTCAGTCAAAAGATTGAAGGTATGGTCTCTTAAATGTTGAAAAGCCCAAATAACTGCTTGTAACTCAGCCCTCTGGGCAGATGTCTCTTCAGTTACCtgaacatgggattttccattaaTAATTGTGACTGCTTTACCATTAGAGGAACCATCTGTGAAAACTAAAATTGCCCCTTCCAAAggttgaaaagaaaatttctttggaaaaatcacTGGATGTATTTTCAAAAAATGCAAAAGGGGGCTTtagagcaaaagaaacaaaatttgacccctgaaatctatcagggcaacttgccaatcatcactattttataaaagaaattgcAGTCGATCCTTATTGAATGGAATCACTATATTtgctatttcttttccaaaaagttccacacttctttttctaccttttataattaattatgccaccaagctgggataagacaaaactatttttcttggggtcactggtagatggagcCATTCCAATGggccttcttcttttttttgtttttgttttttttttactttttaactttacaacattgtattggttttgccatatatcaacatgaatccaccacaggtatacacgtgttccccatcctgaactctcctccctcctccctccccgtaccatccctccaggtcgtcccagtgcaccagccccaagcatccagtatcgtgcatcgaacctgaacagaagactcatttcatatatgatattatacatgtttcaatgccattctcctaaatcatcccaccctctccctctcccacagagcctaaaagactgttctatacatcagtgtctcttttgctatctcctacacagggttattgttatcatctttctaaattcccacAAGCTTCCTGTAGGTGTATGCTCTGTGTCGAGAATAATTAAATCTCATCCTCTGGTAATactaatcctaattaactgatcatttaaagccTCATCCACTTTAACAAGAGCTGACTCTGCCTCACTAGTCAATTTTTTCTTAGAACTGGGATTAGGATCGCCTTTTAAGCAATCAAACagaggctttaaatctgcagtagtcagtctTAAATGTGGGCATATCCAATGAATATCCCCTAATAATTTCTGGAAagcatttaaagttagtaaatgATCTCTCTGCAGCTGCAAAGGAGCATGACTCACAGTATGGGTATTTAATACCCTccttaaataagaaaaaggaggatttactgaccaacctatatagcatattcaaaaggagagacattactttgccaacaaaggttcatctagtcaatgctatggtttttcctgtggtcatgtatggatgtgagagttggactgtgaagaaggccgagcaccgaagaattgatgcttttgaactgtggtgttggagaagactcttgagagtcccttggtctgcaaggagatccaaccagtccattctgaaggagatcagccctgggatttctttggaaggaatgatgctaaagctgaaactccagtactttggccacctcatgagaagagttgactcattggaaaagactctgatgctgggaggggttgggggcaagaggagaaggggacgacagaggatgagatggttggatggcatcactgactcgatggacgtgagtctgggtgaactccgggagtttgtgatggacagggaggcctggtgtgctgtgattcatggggttgcaaagagtcggacacgactgtgcgactgatctgatctgatctggagcTATCTTTAAACCCCAGTTTTCCAAGGCCTCAATCAATTCAGATAAGACTTGTTGCAACAAGGCTCTGTCCTTATGAGCAGCCCaaatatcatccatataatgTATTAAATACAGATCTTTATACTTTCCTCTAATATCTTGCACAGCTTGGTCTACAAATTTCTGACACAAGATGCggctatttttcattccctgaGGCAAAACCTTCCATTGAAACCTtctatcagttctgttcagttcagttcagtcgctcagtcatgtccgactcttttcgaccctatgaatcacagcacgccaggcctccctgtccatcaccaactcccggacttcactcagactcacgtccattgagtcagtgatgccatccagccatctcatcctctgtcatcctcttttcctcctgctctcaatccctcccagcatcagagtcttttccaatgagtcaactcttctcatgaggtggccaaagtactggagtttcagctttagcatcattccttccaaagaattcccagggctgatctccttcagaatggactggttggatatccttgcagtccaagggactctcaagagtattctccaaatTCAGGGAGACTGAAAGCAAACCGTTTACAATCCTGATCAGCCAGGGGGATGGTAAAGAAACAGTCCTGTAGATCTATAGCTATCACATTATATTGAAAGGGCACAGACACTGGGGAAGGGAGGCCCAGATGGAGGGCCCCCATGTCTTCCATAGTTGCATTTATAGCTCTCAAATCTTATAACAAtctccattttcctgattttttcttaataacaaaaataggagtGTTCCAGGGGATATTAAAAGGCTCTATGTGCCTGGCTGCCAGTTGTTCCATAACTAAATCCTCAGCTGCCTTCAGCTTTTCAGCTGTTAAGGGCCATTGCTCCACCCATACCAGATCATCAGATTTCCAGGTAAGGGTCAGCAGCAAGAGCAACAGCCTCTAGGATAAATTTGAATATCCCAGACCCTCTCTATTCTCGTTAGGAACCGCTTCTAATAAAGAAACAATTTCCTGCTGATCTTTTCCAAGCCCCTTATCAGGATTATACCTCATTAGCAGCACTTGATTAGTAACCATTTCATCTGGGCTATATAAAAGTATTCCCATCTGAgataatttatctctcccccacAAAGAAAAAGGTAGTGAAGGAATCACATATGGACAAAAGGTGCCTTGTGCCCCCTTCTCATCTGACCATGTCAAAATTTTTGAGCTGTTAGCAACCGAAGGCACTGACCCTATTCCTACCAAGCTGGCACTGGTCAAGCATGTCAGCCAGGAGGAGGGCCAATTTTTTCCAGCTATGTAAGAGACATCTGCTCTAGTATCTaacagccctgacattttatttctttctttatttctttagatcTTTCAAAGGCCTTgaagctgtaatttcctgcacctaaaaggctagatcactagatccaAATCCTCTGGGGCCCCTAGCTTGAGAAGACAAGGTTCTTCTTGTCTGataataaggtaaaagcaaaagctgtgctattcttgacctttattaatttgcacagttttggtaggtggcaagatcaaaactttaatttccccagtataatcagaatctactacaccaggCATCACAGAAATTCCTTGAAGGGAAAGCGAGCTACGCCCCGGCAtaagtcctacaatgccctcaggtagggggccagccactcccattggaatcgGAGTAACCGGTACATCAGGGGTTAATATTGCTGCTGTGGCAGAACTGAGGTCCAGTCCCACGCTCCCTGGGGTTGCTCGGAGGAGTTCAGAGACGGGACAAAGGGAATAAAGGGATTCAACACAGCTGCCCTTATTGTTGTCTAGGGCTGGGGCTGCCCCTGCTGCCCATTTCCCTGAAACTGGGAAAAATTACTTCCCTGTATTTGGGGGGTGAGCATAGTCCCATCCTTATGGAATTTAGATCTACAGTCTTTTGCCCAATGATACCCCTTCTGGCGTCGGGGGCAAGGTGTCTTTGGGGGTTTGGTATTAGTCTGTATTGCCACAGCTTGTTGTCCCTGCTTGGCAGGACATTGCCAGCAAAAATGCCCAATTTGGCCACAAGAGAAACACCTTTTATTTGTAAAATCGTTTCCATTAGgattaatctttttttctcattcccTGAATCACTTGGGCAGCTGTTTCTGCCTTCAAGGCTGCGGCTAAGACAACCCCCTGCATAAAGGAGGTTCCTACTTACTGGCAGGTCTGTATGTAAGTCCAAAGACTTCCTTTACTTCTAACAGGTCAAAGCAAAGCCTGACAGAATTAGCGTTCTCATAAGCCAATTGTTTAAGAACTATCTCTGCTGGCTCAGTACTCTTAATTGTTCTTTCTACAGCAGTTTTCAATCTGGCCACAAAATCTTCATATTTCCCATTGGGTCCCTGTTTGATATTACTCAGAGTGGATAATTTTCCATCTGAAGGGGGCAGAGGTTACCATGCCAAGACACCTATGGCCATAATCTGATTAAGTGCTTGTTTAGACACCTTGCTTGGGCTATGTGAGATTCGTATTCTCCATCTCCTTTTAATGCCGCAGATCCCACTGTCCTGAGCTGTGCATCATTAGAGGTTTTGTTTTCTGCTGACTGTAGTCTAGCCAACTTATCATACTATGCCAACCACAGGAGGTACTCTCCTCCAGGAAGGCAAGCCTTTGCAACCATTCTCCGATCATATGGTGTCATCCATCTCCCAGCCAAGGCATCTAGCAGAGTAAGTGTATAAGGGGAGGTAGACCCGTAATCATGACAGGCTTGTTTAAGCTCTTTCAGTAGCTTATATGGGATTGgttcccattttcctttttcttcattattcCCCTCCGTTTTGGTAAAAGCTACTGGAAAGGCCATAGAAAA is a genomic window containing:
- the LOC113901335 gene encoding endogenous retrovirus group K member 13-1 Env polyprotein-like, which produces MEPVLLAAIAPVILHRPLNEQRYIVQACVHSPYAFLLDRNQSDLEVFEGETVYNVVCVNFFISNCVDRNDYNNYKAVMIVKQPPYLKIPVKLEGQWLDDYALKVLYEFNGLISRPKRFIAALIVGITALIAIIASVMVSAIALSKEVHTASFVDQLSKNVSVVLTTQEIIDKKIENKVNALEEAVLLMGQEITNLRIKLSLRCHAEFKWMCVNPLQVNESIHSWECIKNHILGVWSHSDFSIDISKLHQDIQNLKQAESDFSSQWLSNSLFENLEGYLSHGSFSTIMINVAMCLCLLVLICVIAPCLFRILNQSVSVLSTEFHTYALKK